Proteins encoded in a region of the Massilia sp. UMI-21 genome:
- a CDS encoding exodeoxyribonuclease VII small subunit, with protein sequence MSNNTNAPESFEGAMAELAQLVSQMESGQLPLEASVAAYARGSELVKYCAAQLEKVESQVKVLESDMLKPFSAEGGEGDQ encoded by the coding sequence ATGTCAAATAATACAAATGCACCGGAATCCTTCGAAGGCGCGATGGCCGAGCTGGCCCAGCTCGTGTCGCAGATGGAATCCGGCCAGCTGCCGCTCGAAGCGTCGGTGGCCGCCTATGCGCGCGGTTCCGAGCTGGTGAAGTACTGCGCGGCCCAGCTGGAAAAGGTCGAGTCCCAGGTCAAGGTGCTCGAGAGCGACATGCTCAAGCCGTTTTCGGCCGAAGGCGGCGAGGGCGATCAATGA
- a CDS encoding polyprenyl synthetase family protein, whose translation MSHQDFSAWMQDVQAQVEGALETLLPAAGAVPHKLHEAMRYTALGGGKRVRPLLAHASGALFGGDAQALARVAAAVEMIHVYSLVHDDMPCMDDDALRRGKPTVHVAYDEATALLVGDALQAQAFAVLAGIDGLPPARLVTMLRLLAEAAGSGGMCGGQAIDLDSVGLALQREELERMHQLKTGAMLRVSVILGALCGKDLSPRELEALGAYSTSIGLAFQVVDDVLDATADSATLGKTAGKDAADNKPTYVSILGLDQSKELAEQLRREAHEALAPFGEQALRLRELADLIVQRKA comes from the coding sequence ATGAGCCACCAGGATTTCAGCGCCTGGATGCAGGACGTGCAGGCCCAGGTCGAGGGCGCGCTCGAGACCTTGCTGCCCGCGGCCGGCGCGGTGCCGCACAAGCTGCACGAAGCGATGCGCTATACCGCGCTGGGCGGCGGCAAGCGGGTGCGCCCGCTGCTGGCCCATGCGAGCGGCGCGCTGTTCGGCGGCGACGCGCAAGCGCTGGCCCGCGTGGCCGCTGCCGTCGAGATGATCCACGTCTACTCGCTGGTGCACGACGACATGCCGTGCATGGACGACGATGCGCTGCGCCGCGGCAAGCCGACGGTGCACGTCGCCTACGACGAAGCGACCGCGCTGCTGGTCGGCGACGCCCTGCAGGCCCAGGCCTTCGCGGTGCTGGCCGGGATCGACGGCCTGCCGCCGGCGCGGCTGGTCACGATGCTGCGCCTGCTGGCCGAAGCGGCCGGGTCGGGCGGCATGTGCGGCGGTCAGGCGATCGACCTCGACAGCGTCGGCCTGGCGCTTCAGCGCGAGGAACTGGAGCGCATGCACCAGCTCAAGACCGGCGCCATGCTGCGCGTCTCGGTGATCCTGGGCGCGCTGTGTGGCAAAGACCTGTCGCCACGCGAGCTGGAAGCCCTGGGCGCCTATTCGACGTCCATCGGCCTGGCCTTCCAGGTGGTGGACGACGTGCTCGATGCGACGGCCGACTCGGCCACGCTGGGCAAGACCGCCGGCAAGGACGCGGCCGACAACAAGCCGACCTACGTGTCGATCCTCGGACTGGACCAATCGAAGGAACTGGCCGAGCAACTGCGGCGTGAAGCGCATGAAGCGCTGGCGCCATTTGGAGAACAAGCACTGCGGCTGCGCGAACTCGCGGACCTCATCGTGCAGCGGAAGGCATAA
- the dxs gene encoding 1-deoxy-D-xylulose-5-phosphate synthase produces the protein MNLLETINDPADLRQLPRTQLTPLATELRQFLLDSVSKTGGHLSSNLGTVELTIALHYVFNTPYDRIVWDVGHQTYSHKILTGRRGRMPTLRQLNGLSGFPKRDESIYDTFGTAHSSTSISAALGMAAAAKLKGEDRHAIAVIGDGSMTAGMAFEALNNAGVEEDCNLLVVLNDNDMSISPPVGALNRYLARLMSGQFYAAAKSVGKTVLPGPVLDLARKLEEHAKGMVVPATMFEEFGFNYIGPIDGHDLDSLIPTLENIKKLKGPQFLHVVTKKGQGYKLAEAEPILYHGTGKFNPTEGIKPATAPSKITYTEVFGNWLCDMAASDKRLVGITPAMREGSGMVRFHQQYPERYFDVGIAEQHSVTFGAGIATEGMKPVVAIYSTFLQRGYDQLIHDVALQNLDVTFALDRAGLVGADGATHAGNYDLAYLRCIPNMVVMAASDENECRQMLTTAYHYPGPAAVRYPRGAGVGASIQEALNAIEIGKGVVRREGKDIAILAFGSMVAPSIAAGEALNATVANMRFVKPLDVELVKRLANEHDYLVTVEEGCVMGGAGAAVMEALAAEGIAKPMLNLGLPDKFIDQGDPAALLASVGLDAKGIAASIHQRFAVGEPRLVVNNT, from the coding sequence ATGAACCTGCTAGAGACCATCAACGACCCTGCGGACCTGCGCCAGCTCCCGCGCACGCAACTGACCCCGCTTGCCACCGAGCTGCGCCAGTTCCTGCTCGACTCGGTGTCGAAGACCGGCGGCCACCTGTCGTCGAACCTGGGCACGGTGGAACTGACCATCGCGCTGCACTACGTGTTCAACACGCCCTACGACCGCATCGTGTGGGACGTCGGCCACCAGACCTATTCGCACAAGATCCTCACCGGCCGCCGCGGCCGCATGCCGACGCTGCGCCAGCTGAACGGCCTGTCGGGCTTCCCGAAGCGCGACGAAAGCATCTACGATACCTTCGGCACCGCGCACTCGTCGACCTCGATCTCGGCGGCCCTCGGCATGGCCGCGGCCGCCAAGCTGAAGGGCGAGGACCGCCACGCGATCGCCGTGATCGGCGACGGCTCGATGACCGCCGGCATGGCCTTCGAGGCGCTGAACAACGCGGGCGTCGAAGAAGACTGCAACCTGCTGGTGGTCCTGAACGACAACGACATGTCGATCTCGCCGCCGGTGGGCGCGCTGAACCGCTACCTGGCGCGCCTGATGAGCGGCCAGTTCTATGCCGCCGCCAAGTCGGTCGGCAAGACCGTGCTGCCCGGCCCGGTGCTCGACCTGGCGCGCAAGCTCGAAGAACACGCCAAGGGCATGGTGGTCCCGGCCACCATGTTCGAGGAATTCGGCTTCAACTACATCGGCCCGATCGACGGCCACGACCTCGATTCCCTGATCCCGACCCTGGAGAACATCAAGAAGCTCAAGGGACCGCAGTTCCTGCACGTGGTGACCAAGAAGGGGCAGGGCTACAAGCTGGCCGAGGCCGAGCCGATCCTGTACCACGGCACCGGCAAGTTCAACCCGACCGAGGGCATCAAGCCGGCTACCGCGCCGAGCAAGATCACCTACACCGAAGTGTTCGGCAACTGGCTGTGCGACATGGCGGCGAGCGACAAGCGCCTGGTCGGCATCACGCCGGCGATGCGCGAAGGCTCGGGCATGGTGCGCTTCCACCAGCAGTACCCCGAGCGCTACTTCGACGTCGGCATCGCCGAGCAGCACTCGGTGACCTTCGGCGCGGGTATCGCCACCGAGGGCATGAAGCCCGTCGTGGCGATCTACTCCACCTTCCTGCAACGCGGCTACGACCAGCTGATCCACGACGTGGCCCTGCAGAACCTGGACGTGACCTTCGCGCTCGACCGCGCGGGCCTGGTGGGCGCCGATGGCGCCACCCACGCCGGCAACTACGACCTGGCCTACCTGCGCTGCATCCCGAACATGGTCGTGATGGCGGCGTCCGACGAGAACGAATGCCGGCAGATGCTGACCACGGCCTACCACTATCCCGGCCCGGCCGCGGTGCGCTATCCGCGCGGCGCCGGCGTCGGCGCAAGCATCCAGGAAGCGCTGAACGCGATCGAGATCGGCAAGGGCGTCGTGCGCCGCGAAGGCAAGGACATCGCGATCCTGGCCTTCGGTTCGATGGTGGCGCCGAGCATCGCGGCCGGCGAGGCGCTGAACGCCACGGTGGCCAACATGCGCTTCGTGAAACCGCTCGACGTCGAGTTGGTCAAGCGCCTGGCCAATGAGCACGACTACCTGGTGACGGTGGAAGAGGGCTGCGTGATGGGCGGTGCGGGCGCCGCCGTGATGGAAGCGCTGGCGGCGGAAGGCATCGCCAAGCCGATGCTGAACCTCGGTTTGCCGGACAAGTTCATCGACCAGGGCGATCCGGCGGCCTTGCTGGCCTCGGTGGGGCTGGATGCGAAGGGCATCGCCGCGTCGATTCACCAGCGCTTTGCTGTGGGTGAGCCGCGGCTAGTAGTGAATAACACGTAA
- a CDS encoding HEPN domain-containing protein, translated as MSYPPDLARAAYRHLEAADHLLGQGRLDVAGYLFGIAAECAVKAMLRDVGIHTLPPKQRREDPYYAHFPELKTQLRDKLTGRRSTALSRFIMDDRFFAHWSTMMRYAHGQEVRPEWVALWHDQAHQIVASIGT; from the coding sequence ATGAGTTACCCTCCAGACTTAGCGCGCGCTGCATATCGGCATCTTGAAGCTGCCGATCATCTCTTGGGGCAAGGGCGGTTGGATGTGGCGGGATATCTTTTTGGTATCGCTGCCGAATGCGCTGTTAAAGCCATGCTTCGTGATGTCGGCATCCATACCCTGCCTCCCAAGCAGCGACGCGAAGATCCCTATTATGCACATTTCCCAGAGCTCAAAACGCAACTGCGAGACAAGCTCACTGGGCGGCGGAGTACTGCGCTTTCAAGATTCATTATGGATGACCGATTTTTTGCGCATTGGTCTACTATGATGCGGTATGCGCATGGTCAAGAAGTCAGGCCTGAGTGGGTCGCACTTTGGCATGATCAGGCTCATCAAATTGTGGCAAGTATTGGAACTTAA
- a CDS encoding ParA family protein, translating to MIRLIKLWQVLELKMKNIRFDDSLPQMVQVIAEMLGEERLLRGVFLRDISGRLSFFSDTELEQDLLDTVSIQLEKLGPYIRLDRPLAGLEEPGTKKILAENSLQIPVGRWVVRMVDRRLVGADWLREPTRVATRPSRFVFASLKGGVGRTTALSVVAAHFAAQGKRVLAIDLDMEAPGLGSILLDKDTTPEFGLIDALVEVKFGPLDDVFMADMVGPSSLADRSGKIDVVPAFGRRSISNPGDVLAKISRAYTEQILPDGSVASILDQVSTIVDYFAETNRYDVILIDARAGLHETTASAILGLGAHVFLFGLNEPQTFQGYAALLSHLCRITSRDEPSTEWLSWLTMVQGKAPDDKESFADFSEKCRNLFAASGIISEKLATQKSVPLPAGPFNDVPWDDEISDEEVSNSIDNEVDTICVLEDEKFRLFDPLSKHDLLTRPAYAEAYAMLLRRIDATIVDNSGA from the coding sequence ATGATCAGGCTCATCAAATTGTGGCAAGTATTGGAACTTAAAATGAAAAACATCCGGTTTGACGATAGCCTGCCGCAAATGGTTCAGGTTATAGCTGAAATGCTCGGCGAAGAACGACTACTTCGTGGAGTTTTTCTTCGGGACATTTCTGGACGGCTGTCATTTTTTTCTGATACTGAGTTAGAGCAAGATCTTCTCGATACTGTATCTATCCAGCTAGAAAAGTTGGGCCCATATATTCGTTTGGATCGTCCACTAGCCGGATTGGAAGAGCCTGGCACAAAAAAGATTCTGGCCGAAAATTCCCTTCAAATCCCTGTCGGCCGATGGGTTGTACGCATGGTTGACAGACGGCTTGTTGGGGCTGACTGGTTGAGAGAGCCCACAAGAGTTGCAACTCGTCCATCCCGCTTTGTGTTTGCAAGCTTGAAAGGCGGAGTTGGTAGGACCACTGCTTTGTCAGTAGTGGCGGCACACTTCGCTGCTCAAGGAAAGCGTGTGCTCGCAATAGATCTAGATATGGAGGCGCCAGGGTTAGGTTCTATATTGCTTGACAAGGATACTACGCCAGAATTTGGTTTGATTGATGCCCTAGTGGAAGTTAAGTTCGGACCTCTTGATGACGTGTTTATGGCTGATATGGTAGGGCCGTCATCGCTAGCTGATCGTAGCGGTAAAATTGACGTTGTTCCGGCTTTCGGAAGGCGATCAATATCTAATCCAGGTGATGTGCTTGCGAAGATTTCGCGAGCCTACACTGAGCAAATTTTGCCGGACGGGAGTGTAGCGTCAATTTTGGATCAGGTAAGCACCATTGTTGATTACTTTGCTGAAACAAATAGGTATGATGTAATTTTGATTGATGCTCGTGCTGGTCTTCACGAGACGACAGCTTCAGCCATACTTGGTTTAGGTGCACATGTGTTTTTGTTTGGCTTAAACGAGCCGCAGACATTCCAAGGATATGCTGCGCTACTTAGTCATTTATGCCGAATCACATCGCGTGATGAGCCGTCAACTGAATGGCTGAGCTGGTTGACAATGGTGCAGGGCAAGGCTCCTGATGACAAAGAATCGTTTGCCGATTTTAGTGAGAAGTGTCGAAATCTTTTTGCGGCTTCAGGGATAATTTCCGAAAAGCTTGCAACGCAAAAATCTGTTCCATTGCCAGCCGGGCCGTTTAACGATGTACCTTGGGATGATGAAATTTCGGACGAGGAAGTGTCAAATTCTATTGATAACGAAGTTGACACAATTTGCGTTCTCGAAGATGAGAAATTTCGGCTGTTCGATCCGTTGTCGAAACACGATCTGCTAACTCGTCCTGCGTACGCTGAAGCATATGCAATGTTGTTGCGTCGAATTGATGCCACTATTGTCGATAATTCTGGAGCATAA